A single genomic interval of Lynx canadensis isolate LIC74 chromosome A2, mLynCan4.pri.v2, whole genome shotgun sequence harbors:
- the NOM1 gene encoding LOW QUALITY PROTEIN: nucleolar MIF4G domain-containing protein 1 (The sequence of the model RefSeq protein was modified relative to this genomic sequence to represent the inferred CDS: inserted 3 bases in 3 codons; deleted 2 bases in 1 codon): MAVSASAGVTGRRGRRGRGRHGRGXRRRPGGGTEGALKRLKLAVEEFVQATSEGETPGGPAGPRAEGRLRRGGRKSRRELRKEKRHLKKARRLQRTADPAKGPGPGGGGAEGASGLRAEGAEGGGRRSPRRVPAPPAEPRPPPAKGARARPETRGLPGSTRPAAAAARKRALLAANEEEDREIRKLERCLGLNKRRRKGDGGSVPLSFARDGLDYILGALXSGRTGGSYEASSEEEEDVGQTVPESDLESDTEDEREEEGVEEEEEEEKNKVESGAHSEQDDVEDIKPKKAAEGRAKWKRDKKRVRFAEETSENSSEDAGTDATDQSVCENDGKYVPPHVRHAEETVXWSEKEGLERLKRHVQGLINRLSEPSVASISGQLEELYMAHSRKDMNDTLTGVLLSACAPGAAMPGRLVMEHVLLLSVLHHTVGVEVGAHFLEAVVRRFDTIYKNGGEDRECENLFTVIAHLYNFHVVQSLLVFDILKKLIGTFTEKDIELILLMLKNVGFSLRKDDALSLKELILEAQAKASEAGGKFRDQTRVRFMLETMLALKNNDLRKIPGYDPEPVEKLRKLQRALVRGTGSGTETQLRISWDGVLNAEQTGRWWIVGSAWSGAPMIDNSQQKVTEKNLVKTVSGKILELARKQRMNTDVRRNIFCTIMTSEDFLDAFEKLLKLGLKDQQEREIVHVLMDCCLQEKSYNPFYAFLAGKFCEHERRFQMTFQFSIWDKFRDLENLPATNVSNLVHLVAHLLKTKSLPLSILKVVEFSELDKPRVHFLRKVLYMLLMETEVEDLASIFARVADSPKLGVLREGLKLFISHFLVKSVQTHASAEEASVLRERADLSTKSLQGQASLRM; the protein is encoded by the exons ATGGCAGTGTCCGCAAGTGCGGGCGTGACGGGCCGGCGTGGGCGAAGGGGGCGCGGGCGGCACGGACGCG GGCGCCGCCGGCCGGGGGGCGGCACGGAGGGGGCCCTGAAGCGGCTGAAGCTAGCGGTGGAGGAGTTCGTGCAGGCGACCTCCGAGGGTGAGACCCCCGGCGGCCCGGCCGGGCCCCGGGCGGAGGGGCGCTTGCGCCGGGGCGGGAGGAAAAGCCgcagggagctgaggaaggagaAGCGGCACCTGAAGAAGGCGCGCCGGCTGCAGAGGACTGCGGACCCGGCGAAGGGCCCGGGCCCAGGCGGCGGCGGAGCCGAGGGAGCGAGCGGCCTTCGGGCGGAGGGGGCGGAA GGGGGCGGCCGGCGGTCCCCTCGTCGGGTCCCGGCGCCCCCGGCCGAGCCGCGACCTCCCCCGGCCAAGGGCGCCCGGGCCCGCCCCGAGACCAGGGGTCTCCCCGGGAGCACCAgacccgccgccgccgccgcccggaaACGGGCCCTTCTGGCAGCCAACGAGGAGGAGGACCGGGAGATCCGGAAGCTGGAGCGGTGCCTCGGCCTGAACAAGCGCAGAAGGAAGGGCGACGGTGGCTCCGTGCCGCTTAGCTTTGCTCGCGATGGGCTCGACTACATCCTGGGAGCCC GGTCTGGGAGAACTGGCGGCTCGTACGAAGCCAgtagtgaggaggaggaggatgtcgGACAGACTGTCCCCGAAAGTGACTTAGAGAGCGACACCGAGGacgaaagggaggaggagggggtggaggaggaggaagaagaagaaaagaacaaggtGGAATCGGGAGCGCACAGTGAGCAGGACGACGTGGAAGACATTAAGCCAAAAAAAGCGGCAGAGGGGAGAGCGAAGTGGaaaagggacaaaaagagagTCCGTTTTGCAGAAGAAACGAGTGAAAATTCCTCTGAGGACGCGGGCACAGACGCAACAGATCAG AGTGTTTGCGAAAACGATGGAAAGTACGTCCCACCTCACGTGAGGCATGCTGAGGAGACAG AGTGGTCAGAAAAGGAGGGACTGGAAAGACTGAAGAGACACGTCCAAGGTCTCATCAACAG GTTGAGCGAGCCGAGCGTGGCCTCCATAAGCGGGCAGCTGGAGGAACTGTACATGGCCCACAGCAGGAAGGACATGAACGACACTCTGACGGGCGTCCTCCTGAGTGCCTGTGCCCCGGGCGCGGCCATGCCAGGCAGGCTGGTGATGGAGCACGTGCTCCTGCTCAGCGTCCTTCACCACACGGTCGGCGTGGAG GTCGGTGCTCACTTTTTGGAGGCCGTGGTGAGGAGGTTTGACACCATCTACAAGAACGGAGGTgaagacagagagtgtgagaaCCTGTTCACTGTCATCGCCCATTTGTATAACTTCCACGTGGTGCAGTCTCTCCTTGtctttgacattttgaaaaaactTATTGGAACTTTCACAGAAAAAGATATTGAACTGATCCTGTTAATGCTGAAAAACGTGGGCTTTTCATTGAGAAAAGATGATGCTTTGTCGCTTAAGGAACTAATCCTGGAGGCCCAGGCCAAAGCCAGCGAGGCAGGTGGCAAGTTCCGGGACCAGACGAGG gttCGGTTTATGCTGGAGACCATGCTGGCGCTGAAGAACAATGACCTGCGCAAGATCCCCGGCTACGACCCTGAGCCTGTGGAGAAGCTGAGGAAATTACAACGAGCTCTG GTGCGCGGCACCGGCTCAGGCACGGAAACCCAGCTCCGCATCTCCTGGGATGGCGTCCTGAATGCAGAGCAGACCGGGCGCTGGTGGATTGTGGGGTCCGCATGGAGCGGGGCCCCTATGATTGACAACAGCCAGCAGAAGGTCACAGAGAA AAACTTAGTAAAGACA GTTAGCGGGAAGATACTAGAACTCGCCAGAAAGCAGAGAATGAACACTGATGTCAGGAGAAACATATTCTGCACAATAATGACAAGTGAAGATTTTTTGGACGCGTTTGAAAAGCTTCtgaa GCTTGGGCTCAAGGACCAACAGGAGAGGGAGATCGTTCACGTTCTCATGGATTGCTGCCTTCAGGAGAAAAGCTACAACCCCTTCTATGCGTTCCTGGCCGGCAAGTTCTGTGAACACGAGAGAAGGTTCCAG ATGACTTTCCAGTTCAGCATATGGGATAAATTCCGGGACCTAGAAAACTTGCCAGCCACTAATGTCTCTAATTTGGTTCACCTGGTAGCCCACTTGTTGAAGACAAAGTCACTTCCACTCTCCATTTTAAAG GTAGTTGAATTCAGCGAATTGGATAAACCCAGAGTCCACTTTTTACGGAAAGTGTTATATATGCTGTTAATGGAAACTGAAGTTGAAGACCTGGCTTCAATTTTTGCAAG agtggctgacaGCCCAAAGCTGGGCGTGTTGAGAGAAGGTCTGAAACTCTTCATCAGTCACTTCCTGGTGAAGAGCGTGCAGACGCACGCAAGTGCGGAGGAAGCCAGCGTGCTGAGAGAGAGGGCCGACCTCTCCACCAAGAGTTTGCAAGGCCAGGCTTCCCTGAGGATGTAG